The Exiguobacterium acetylicum genome includes a window with the following:
- a CDS encoding alpha-galactosidase, translating into MAIFEVAGRRFVIEGKRVAHVVTIGANGKLIHTYFGAKLPYRDDYEALPSPVVAHSSFESPDGVATYDFVPFGEMLYTEPTLKSEREDGQRIHQFQFERAEQTETELTLWLFDPLQEMRVGVRYEVFADYDIIGRSIVVENTGRLPVRLTTAQSFAMGRWHQPNLKLHHFAGMWTGEFKKQITPVTPGRQTIESRRGVTSHQANPWFALEQDATEDSGEVVYGHFAYSGNWAIHVEQDAFGFVQLSGGMNPFDFSWKLSHQQELTTPTFYIGYAEGFADMSAHAHAFQRDVIMSRSTDRPVLYNSWEATYFDVTESGQRELVDLAAGIGCELFVVDDGWFGERHSDQAGLGDWHVNREKFPNGLEPLISYVKQQGLQFGLWVEPEMVNPDSDLYRAHPDWIYHARDAVRTTSRNQYVLNLGLPEVEQFILEMMDDLLTRHAIDYIKWDMNRAFSEPGVPKDQTDRQQELWKRHVDALYRIFDELRRLHPTVDFEACAGGGGRIDLGILSRTEQVWTSDNTDPLDRLQIQHDFSYAYNAKMMSCWVTDGPNWLNGRNVPLATRFVSSMQGTLGIGGNLSEWSTDELAEAKGWIETYQAIRPTIQRGIQYRLSAFTQQTPSVMQYTSEEETVLLAIAPLRQYGAHQYHFTLKGLDPAMRYQVEDRTLSGAYLMQQGLTFSYTTDYEARCLRIQPVHRALSLLESKETIV; encoded by the coding sequence ATGGCAATCTTTGAAGTAGCAGGACGTCGTTTCGTCATCGAAGGGAAACGGGTCGCTCACGTCGTCACGATCGGTGCGAACGGCAAGCTGATCCACACGTATTTTGGTGCGAAGCTACCATATCGAGATGATTATGAAGCGTTACCGAGTCCGGTCGTCGCGCACAGTTCGTTTGAATCACCAGACGGCGTCGCGACGTACGATTTCGTACCGTTCGGCGAGATGTTATATACGGAGCCGACATTGAAGTCGGAACGAGAGGATGGGCAACGGATTCATCAGTTCCAGTTTGAACGTGCTGAACAGACGGAAACTGAATTGACGCTCTGGCTCTTTGATCCATTACAAGAAATGCGTGTCGGTGTTCGATATGAAGTATTCGCCGATTACGACATCATCGGTCGCTCGATCGTTGTTGAAAATACAGGGCGATTACCTGTCCGTTTGACTACAGCCCAGTCCTTTGCGATGGGACGATGGCATCAACCGAATTTAAAGCTGCATCATTTCGCAGGTATGTGGACAGGTGAGTTCAAGAAACAAATCACACCGGTGACACCAGGGCGCCAGACAATTGAAAGTCGGCGTGGAGTGACGAGCCACCAAGCGAATCCGTGGTTCGCACTTGAACAGGACGCGACAGAGGATAGCGGCGAAGTCGTTTACGGACATTTTGCTTACTCCGGTAACTGGGCGATTCACGTCGAACAGGATGCGTTTGGTTTCGTCCAACTTTCAGGTGGTATGAATCCGTTTGACTTTAGCTGGAAACTATCGCATCAACAAGAGTTGACGACGCCAACGTTCTACATCGGCTATGCAGAGGGGTTTGCGGATATGAGCGCCCATGCGCATGCGTTTCAGCGTGACGTCATCATGTCGCGTTCGACCGATCGACCTGTTCTCTATAACTCATGGGAAGCGACGTATTTTGATGTGACGGAATCTGGTCAACGTGAACTCGTCGATCTTGCAGCGGGAATCGGTTGTGAACTGTTCGTCGTCGATGACGGCTGGTTCGGTGAACGCCATTCCGATCAAGCAGGACTCGGTGACTGGCACGTCAATCGGGAAAAGTTTCCGAACGGTCTAGAGCCTTTGATCTCATATGTGAAACAACAAGGTTTACAATTCGGACTATGGGTCGAACCAGAGATGGTCAACCCGGATTCTGATTTATACCGGGCGCATCCAGACTGGATTTATCATGCACGCGATGCGGTTCGGACGACGTCACGGAATCAATATGTCTTAAATCTCGGATTACCAGAAGTCGAGCAGTTCATTCTCGAGATGATGGACGATTTACTGACGCGTCACGCGATCGATTACATCAAATGGGACATGAACCGTGCCTTCTCTGAACCGGGTGTTCCAAAAGACCAGACGGATCGCCAACAGGAACTATGGAAACGCCACGTCGATGCGTTGTACCGGATCTTTGATGAATTACGTCGCTTGCACCCGACAGTCGACTTTGAAGCATGTGCCGGTGGTGGCGGACGGATTGATCTCGGGATCCTCTCACGGACGGAACAAGTCTGGACGAGTGATAACACCGATCCACTCGATCGCTTGCAAATCCAGCATGACTTCTCTTACGCCTACAATGCGAAGATGATGAGCTGCTGGGTGACGGACGGACCGAACTGGTTGAATGGACGCAACGTGCCGCTTGCGACACGCTTCGTCTCCTCGATGCAAGGAACACTTGGCATCGGTGGCAACTTAAGTGAGTGGTCAACGGATGAACTCGCAGAAGCAAAGGGCTGGATCGAGACATACCAAGCGATTCGTCCGACGATTCAACGCGGTATCCAGTACCGTCTATCTGCTTTTACACAACAGACGCCAAGCGTCATGCAATATACATCGGAAGAAGAAACTGTGTTGCTCGCGATCGCGCCACTTCGGCAGTACGGGGCACATCAGTATCACTTCACACTAAAAGGACTCGACCCGGCGATGCGCTACCAAGTCGAGGACCGGACGTTAAGCGGCGCTTACTTGATGCAACAAGGCTTGACGTTCTCATACACGACGGACTATGAAGCGCGCTGCTTGCGGATTCAACCTGTCCATCGTGCGCTCTCACTACTTGAATCAAAGGAGACGATCGTATGA
- a CDS encoding galactokinase — protein sequence MTDQTLEAQFEQRFGSPSTHRFFAPGRINLIGEHTDYNGGHVFPCALTFGTHAIARKRDDQRFRFYSLNFEQDGIIEVELDALAYDATHGWANYAKGMITVLQEAGYRIDTGCDILIQGDIPNGAGLSSSASLELVIGVLLDRLYALEIPRLDLVRFGQHVENRYIGVNSGIMDQFAIGMGKAGAGLLLDCETLDYTYAPLDLTGYTIIIMNTNKRRELADSKYNERRAECEAALAYLNEVTPREALGQWTTAEFTKVAWEDETLMRRARHAISENERTLQALAALEAGELTSFGQLMNASHVSLREDYEVTGLELDTLVEAAWEQPGVLGARMTGAGFGGCAIAIVEDEAVDAFKQAVGEQYEARIGYPATFYTATVGDGAREIEREVI from the coding sequence ATGACAGACCAGACGTTAGAAGCACAATTTGAACAGCGGTTTGGCTCACCGTCGACGCATCGCTTCTTTGCACCAGGACGAATCAATTTAATCGGCGAGCATACGGATTACAATGGCGGTCACGTCTTTCCGTGCGCGTTGACGTTCGGGACACATGCGATTGCTCGAAAGCGTGACGATCAACGATTCCGCTTCTACTCACTGAATTTTGAGCAAGACGGTATCATCGAAGTGGAACTCGACGCACTCGCATATGATGCGACACATGGTTGGGCAAACTATGCGAAGGGCATGATCACAGTCTTACAAGAAGCGGGTTACCGGATTGATACAGGATGCGACATCCTGATCCAAGGGGACATCCCGAACGGTGCCGGTCTTTCGTCATCGGCTTCGCTTGAACTCGTCATCGGTGTTTTGCTTGATCGATTGTACGCATTAGAAATTCCACGACTTGATCTCGTTCGCTTCGGACAACACGTCGAAAATCGCTATATCGGCGTCAACAGTGGCATCATGGATCAGTTTGCGATCGGTATGGGAAAAGCGGGTGCCGGTCTACTGCTCGATTGTGAGACGCTCGATTATACGTATGCACCACTCGATTTGACAGGGTATACGATCATCATCATGAATACGAATAAACGCCGTGAACTGGCGGATTCAAAATACAATGAACGCCGAGCAGAGTGTGAAGCAGCACTCGCCTATCTCAACGAAGTCACGCCACGAGAAGCGCTCGGACAGTGGACGACAGCTGAATTTACCAAAGTCGCGTGGGAAGACGAAACTTTGATGCGTCGCGCACGGCATGCGATTTCAGAAAATGAACGGACACTTCAGGCACTTGCAGCACTTGAAGCAGGAGAATTGACGTCGTTCGGTCAGTTGATGAACGCATCGCACGTCTCGTTACGAGAAGACTATGAAGTGACGGGGCTTGAACTCGATACACTCGTCGAAGCCGCTTGGGAGCAACCGGGCGTGCTTGGAGCACGAATGACAGGTGCTGGTTTTGGTGGCTGTGCGATTGCGATCGTCGAAGACGAGGCGGTCGACGCGTTCAAACAAGCTGTCGGCGAACAATATGAAGCACGCATCGGATACCCGGCGACGTTCTATACGGCGA